In Bacillota bacterium, the following proteins share a genomic window:
- a CDS encoding protease complex subunit PrcB family protein gives MAFRSSWRIPLGDVCRVGARKNFYRVVTSRAQLEDLWSYLWQPGPLPKVDFDREVLLGAFLGECATGGYDIRIHRISKRRGQLIVHIKIQRPRPQDLVTMVVTYPGHIVSIPRETLVGVKTVIFQNQNRELLAEVPLCK, from the coding sequence ATGGCCTTTCGGTCTTCCTGGCGGATTCCGCTGGGTGATGTGTGTAGGGTGGGTGCCCGGAAGAACTTTTATAGGGTAGTTACCTCCCGGGCCCAACTGGAGGATCTGTGGTCGTACCTTTGGCAGCCCGGTCCGTTGCCAAAGGTTGATTTCGACCGGGAAGTGCTTCTGGGTGCCTTCCTCGGAGAGTGCGCCACGGGAGGGTATGACATCCGGATCCACCGGATATCCAAGCGCCGTGGCCAGTTGATTGTCCACATCAAAATCCAACGGCCTCGCCCCCAGGATCTGGTGACAATGGTGGTGACCTATCCTGGACATATCGTTTCCATCCCCAGGGAAACCTTGGTTGGCGTCAAGACGGTAATCTTCCAGAATCAGAATCGGGAGTTGCTGGCTGAGGTTCCCTTGTGCAAATAA
- a CDS encoding YvcK family protein, which produces MRAWKWLYPGMGVKRWVVLITLGVFLLALGLGGIFHLSGWAFPYQLEAVEVLAPAVGQHLDVGFAVAFILAGGTLVVIGIRRVVLSITCVLSPCPAKDIVDVVYRERQLNRGPKIVVVGGGTGLSTMLRGLKEYTTNITAIVTTTDDGGSSGRLSEELGVLPPGDIRNNLVALADTEPLMEKLFQYRFSQGNGLAGHSFGNLFLAAMTDITGDFQEAIRLSSRVLAVRGLVLPSTLNRVVLEAEFTDGTRAKGECNIVAQRKQIRRLQLDPRPEPTELAISAIHEADLIILGPGSLYTSVLPNLLVPEITDAIAQASALKLYVCNIMTQPGETDGYKASDHVRAVFDHVGFPIVEYVVINNESLSPELAARYANEGAYPVEVDVEALRALGCKPVVSPLLNGRELARHDPGKLAQIIMHILFKSRDE; this is translated from the coding sequence ATGCGCGCGTGGAAATGGTTGTACCCCGGTATGGGGGTGAAAAGATGGGTGGTTCTGATCACCCTAGGTGTGTTTTTGTTAGCCCTGGGTCTTGGCGGAATCTTTCATCTTTCGGGCTGGGCCTTTCCCTACCAGTTGGAGGCCGTTGAGGTTCTTGCCCCGGCGGTGGGGCAACATTTGGATGTGGGCTTTGCCGTTGCCTTTATCCTGGCCGGGGGAACCCTTGTAGTCATAGGGATCCGCCGGGTGGTTTTGTCTATTACCTGTGTCCTCAGTCCCTGTCCGGCGAAGGACATTGTGGATGTGGTGTACCGGGAGCGGCAGCTGAACCGGGGCCCGAAGATTGTGGTGGTGGGGGGCGGCACGGGGCTGAGTACTATGCTCCGGGGCTTGAAGGAGTATACCACCAATATCACGGCCATTGTCACTACCACCGATGATGGCGGCAGCTCCGGCCGGCTTTCGGAAGAGTTGGGGGTTCTTCCGCCAGGGGACATCAGAAACAACCTGGTGGCCCTAGCGGATACAGAACCCCTCATGGAGAAGCTATTTCAATATCGGTTTTCCCAAGGCAATGGATTAGCGGGTCACAGTTTTGGTAATCTCTTTTTGGCGGCCATGACCGACATTACCGGGGATTTTCAGGAGGCCATCAGGCTTTCCAGTCGGGTCTTGGCGGTACGTGGTCTAGTGTTGCCGTCCACCCTGAACCGGGTGGTGCTGGAGGCGGAGTTTACCGATGGCACGCGGGCCAAGGGTGAGTGCAACATTGTAGCGCAAAGAAAACAGATCAGACGCTTGCAGCTTGACCCGCGGCCAGAGCCAACGGAACTGGCGATTTCGGCCATCCACGAGGCGGATCTCATCATCCTGGGCCCGGGTAGCCTGTATACCAGTGTCTTGCCTAACCTATTGGTTCCGGAGATCACCGATGCCATTGCCCAGGCCTCCGCGTTGAAGCTGTATGTCTGCAACATCATGACCCAACCGGGGGAAACCGACGGCTACAAGGCTTCGGACCATGTCCGTGCTGTTTTTGACCACGTGGGCTTTCCCATCGTTGAATACGTGGTGATTAACAATGAGTCCCTGAGTCCGGAACTGGCGGCTCGTTACGCCAACGAAGGGGCCTATCCGGTAGAGGTGGATGTGGAAGCTTTACGTGCCTTGGGCTGCAAACCGGTGGTTTCTCCCCTCCTTAACGGCCGAGAATTGGCCCGTCATGATCCTGGTAAATTGGCGCAGATCATTATGCACATTCTATTTAAGTCCCGGGACGAATAG
- the whiA gene encoding DNA-binding protein WhiA encodes MADTFSRRVKAELATLPVDRKCCVEAELGVLVDLTGRLTPGTTEGRQFEFWFDHPSGAKRVFMLLKQLGVNGALEVVHTGRPRRSKYVIRIPAEVLGLLSEGPTNLENSCCQRACLRTYFLCTGSITDPQRGYHLEISLTDRNEADLVMGYLKQLGIEGAGLVYRNRSPVVYLKRADSIADFLRLVGASVAVMRFEEVRVQKNVVGQVNRLVNCETANMDKTIKAAMEQVNEIKLIEARMGLHNLPDGLLQVALARLEHPYVSLAELGRYLDPPLTKSGVNYRLRRLSAIAAELSDQEDKQLG; translated from the coding sequence ATGGCTGATACCTTTTCCCGCAGAGTGAAAGCAGAGCTGGCTACCTTGCCCGTGGATAGGAAATGTTGTGTGGAAGCGGAGTTAGGTGTGCTGGTGGACTTGACCGGCCGACTGACACCGGGTACCACCGAGGGAAGGCAATTCGAATTCTGGTTTGATCATCCCTCGGGTGCCAAGCGGGTTTTCATGTTGCTCAAACAGTTGGGGGTCAATGGTGCCTTGGAAGTGGTGCACACGGGACGACCCAGGCGGTCAAAATATGTGATCCGTATCCCTGCGGAAGTCTTGGGCTTGCTTTCGGAAGGACCCACCAATCTGGAAAATAGCTGCTGCCAGCGAGCCTGTCTGCGAACCTATTTTCTCTGTACAGGTTCCATCACCGATCCACAGCGGGGCTATCATCTGGAGATAAGCCTTACGGATCGGAACGAGGCGGATCTGGTCATGGGTTATCTGAAGCAGCTGGGGATTGAAGGTGCGGGGTTGGTTTACCGCAACCGTAGTCCCGTGGTTTACCTGAAGCGGGCCGACAGTATCGCTGATTTCCTCCGGTTGGTGGGGGCTAGTGTGGCAGTGATGAGATTTGAAGAGGTCCGTGTCCAAAAGAACGTGGTGGGACAGGTGAATCGACTGGTGAACTGCGAAACCGCCAACATGGACAAAACAATCAAAGCCGCTATGGAACAAGTGAACGAGATTAAGCTTATCGAGGCGAGGATGGGCCTGCATAATCTGCCCGATGGCTTGCTACAGGTGGCCTTAGCGCGACTAGAACATCCCTATGTCAGTTTGGCGGAGCTCGGCCGCTACCTGGATCCCCCCCTTACCAAATCGGGGGTGAATTACCGGTTGCGAAGACTTAGTGCCATCGCCGCTGAGCTGTCAGACCAGGAGGATAAGCAACTGGGTTAA